The genomic segment GTCCGACGGCGGCTTCCCTGCTGCGGCTGGTGATCGCGATGACCGGCCTGGCCGTGATCCTGAAGGCGCCCGGCGCGCCTTGGCCGCTGCCCGAGAGCCACGCCGACGTCCTCGCACTCCTGGGCGGTTTCAGCTTCGCGCTGACCAACATCCTGCTGCGGCGGCTGCTGCAGGCGCCCGCTGTCACGCGTGTCGGCGCGATGTTCAGCGGCGGCGCGTTGGCCGCGGCGGGCGCCGCGCTGGCGGGAATGGCGCACGGCGTGATCGCGCCGCCCGCGGCGCTTCCTGCGGGCGCGCTGCTCCTGGGGCTGGTGCTCAGCCTCGGGTTCCTGGCGGGCAACGCGGCGCTGCAGTACGGCGCGACGCGGTTGGCGGCGCAGACCACCGCCCTCGTGATGCTGTCGGAGGTGCTGTTCGCCAGCGTGAGCTCGGTGGCCGCCGGCGCGGCCGAGCTGGCGCCGAGGGTGTGGACCGGCGGCGCGCTGGTGGTGCTGGCCGCGGCGTGGTCGGCGCTGGCGTCGCCTGGCGAGCCGGTCAAAGCCGCCGCACAATCGCGCGCATGACCACCGCGTACGACTTCCAGGCGACCTCCATCGACGGCCGGACCGTGCCGCTGGACCAGTTCAAGGGCAAGGTGCTCCTGATCGTGAACACCGCCAGCGCCTGCGGCTTCACGCCGCAGTTCGCCGGCCTGCAGGAATTGCACCAGCGCTATGGCGAGCGCGGACTGGCCGTGCTGGGATTCCCCTGCAACCAGTTCGGCTCACAGGACCCCGGCAGCAACGACGAGATCGCGCAGTTCTGCCAGCGCAATTACGGCGTGGACTTCCCGATGATGTCGAAGATCGACGTCAACGGACCCAAGGCGGACCCGCTGTACCGCTGGCTCACGACGGAAAAGCGCGGGCTGCTGGGCAGCACCGCGATCAAGTGGAACTTCACCAAATTCCTGGTCGGCAAGGACGGAAAGGTCCTCAAGCGCTACCCGCCGCAGGAATCGCCTTCCGCGCTGGCCAAGGACATCGAAGCCGCGCTGGCGGCCTGATCGCACACCGCGCACTTCGGCGCGGCTGCCTGGCAGCGTGCGCTCAGTGCGTCGATTGCGACGATTGCGCCGCCGCCTTCATCGGCGCCGTGAACATCTGCTGGAACGCGTCGGCCATCGGGCCGGCTGCGCTCATCGCCGCGCCCATCATCGTGGTGGCAGGCGAGGTACTCGCCGCATTGCCGCCCTGCGCGGCCTGCACGGGCCGCAGCATCTCGCCGCCGGACCTGGCCAGCGCCGTGACCAGCTCCTGGGTGTAGCGCATCGCCTCCTGGAACTCGTACATCACCAGCGTGGATTGCACGGACACGAGCTCCGTCGGGCTGGTCGCCTTGCGGATGTTGTCCGCGGCCTGGCTGTGAAGCAGCGCGGCGCGCTGCCCCATTTGCAGCTGCA from the Ramlibacter henchirensis genome contains:
- a CDS encoding glutathione peroxidase, coding for MTTAYDFQATSIDGRTVPLDQFKGKVLLIVNTASACGFTPQFAGLQELHQRYGERGLAVLGFPCNQFGSQDPGSNDEIAQFCQRNYGVDFPMMSKIDVNGPKADPLYRWLTTEKRGLLGSTAIKWNFTKFLVGKDGKVLKRYPPQESPSALAKDIEAALAA
- a CDS encoding phasin family protein; this translates as MATQTKRTQQGSTDDANETVAGLAGAAGTLAEIHRQQLAASADVLCSMFRAAEALQQVQLQMGQRAALLHSQAADNIRKATSPTELVSVQSTLVMYEFQEAMRYTQELVTALARSGGEMLRPVQAAQGGNAASTSPATTMMGAAMSAAGPMADAFQQMFTAPMKAAAQSSQSTH
- a CDS encoding DMT family transporter, with translation MADGRALPALALVFNAFVWGVSWWPFRELQAHGLHPLWATAGVYLFSLAALLAWRPQAWRGFAGQPQLYLLMLAAGLTNVGFNWAVTVGDVVRVVLLFYLMPAWSTLLAWPLLGERPTAASLLRLVIAMTGLAVILKAPGAPWPLPESHADVLALLGGFSFALTNILLRRLLQAPAVTRVGAMFSGGALAAAGAALAGMAHGVIAPPAALPAGALLLGLVLSLGFLAGNAALQYGATRLAAQTTALVMLSEVLFASVSSVAAGAAELAPRVWTGGALVVLAAAWSALASPGEPVKAAAQSRA